From Pseudarthrobacter equi, a single genomic window includes:
- a CDS encoding DUF4233 domain-containing protein, with protein sequence MARLTKAQREWRPGMPKKRRSTKVMFASTVLLLEAFVMFFATLAVFGLRRGEFPPALILGVGIALSVVMVLACAFLRKPWGIGLGWVLQVVLILTGIFEPAMFLVGVLFAICWWYGIRTGIRLDREAGQREREQAAWEAANPDQPAGSGPAQ encoded by the coding sequence ATGGCCAGGCTGACCAAGGCCCAGCGCGAATGGCGCCCGGGCATGCCGAAGAAACGGCGCTCCACTAAGGTCATGTTCGCCTCGACGGTCCTCCTGCTGGAGGCGTTCGTCATGTTCTTTGCCACCCTGGCAGTGTTCGGCCTGCGCCGCGGCGAGTTCCCGCCGGCGCTGATCCTGGGCGTCGGGATTGCCCTGAGCGTGGTCATGGTGCTGGCCTGCGCGTTCCTCCGCAAGCCCTGGGGCATCGGACTGGGCTGGGTGCTGCAGGTGGTGCTGATCCTCACCGGCATCTTCGAACCTGCCATGTTCCTGGTGGGCGTACTGTTCGCCATCTGCTGGTGGTACGGCATCCGCACGGGAATCAGGCTGGACCGCGAAGCCGGGCAACGCGAACGTGAACAGGCCGCGTGGGAAGCCGCCAACCCGGACCAGCCCGCCGGATCCGGTCCGGCCCAGTAG
- the ndk gene encoding nucleoside-diphosphate kinase gives MTTERTLVLIKPDGVARNLTGAILARIEAKGYALAELKKVNATRELLEQHYEEHVGKPFYEPLVEFMLSGPVVAAIFEGHRVIEGFRSLAGTTDPTTAAPGTIRGDFGRDWGLKVQQNLVHGSDSSDSAEREIKIWF, from the coding sequence GTGACCACTGAGCGCACCCTCGTCCTGATCAAGCCCGACGGCGTCGCCCGTAACCTCACCGGCGCCATCCTGGCCCGGATCGAAGCCAAGGGCTACGCCCTGGCCGAACTCAAAAAGGTGAACGCCACCCGCGAGCTGCTCGAGCAGCACTACGAAGAGCACGTGGGCAAGCCGTTCTACGAGCCGCTGGTGGAGTTCATGCTCAGCGGCCCTGTGGTTGCCGCGATCTTTGAAGGCCACCGCGTCATCGAAGGCTTCCGTTCACTGGCAGGCACCACCGATCCCACCACCGCGGCTCCGGGCACCATCCGCGGCGACTTCGGCCGCGACTGGGGACTGAAGGTGCAGCAGAACCTGGTGCACGGCTCAGACTCCTCGGACTCCGCTGAGCGCGAGATCAAGATCTGGTTCTAG
- a CDS encoding bifunctional folylpolyglutamate synthase/dihydrofolate synthase gives MTDEFSVESVYAELLGRAPENKMEPRLAPLFRAMDVLGEPNKAFPIIHVTGTNGKTSTSRMIESVLRAQGLSTGRYTSPHLSKVTERISIDGHPVSDETFVRIWDEIRPYLQIVDAELEAEGQPRLTYFECLTILGFAVFADQPVNVAIIEVGLGGITDATNVGDGQVSVITPISLDHTDLLGDTTEDIAHEKAGIIKPGGFLVSAAQPLDAAQVLLEKAKEVGVPFRFEGVEFGVESRTVAVGGQMVTIQGIAGRYPDLLVPLHGAHQAQNAAVAVAALEAFFGGEKELPFDVLQEGLAAATSPGRLEVVRSAPTIIVDAAHNPDGIKASAAALKEAFTFSRLVPVVGVLKEKDAEEILRELKESLGDVAEEYCFTQSNSPRAVPAAELAELAIDLGFGEDNVHIEEKLDDALEWAVERAEANDDLSGGVLVTGSITLVAEARILLGKTEA, from the coding sequence ATGACTGACGAATTTTCCGTGGAAAGCGTCTACGCCGAACTGCTGGGGCGTGCGCCGGAAAACAAGATGGAGCCCCGGCTCGCCCCGCTTTTCCGCGCCATGGATGTGCTCGGCGAACCCAACAAGGCGTTCCCGATCATCCACGTGACCGGAACCAACGGCAAGACGTCCACGTCCCGCATGATCGAGTCCGTGCTGCGGGCCCAGGGACTGAGCACCGGGCGCTACACCAGCCCGCACCTGTCCAAGGTCACGGAACGGATCAGCATTGACGGGCACCCGGTCTCCGACGAAACGTTCGTTCGGATCTGGGACGAGATCCGTCCCTACCTGCAGATCGTGGATGCCGAGCTGGAGGCGGAAGGGCAGCCCCGCCTGACGTACTTCGAATGCCTCACCATCCTGGGCTTCGCTGTTTTCGCCGACCAGCCCGTCAACGTGGCCATCATCGAAGTGGGCCTGGGAGGCATCACCGACGCCACCAACGTGGGCGACGGACAGGTATCGGTGATTACCCCGATCTCGCTGGACCACACGGACCTGCTGGGGGACACCACCGAGGACATCGCGCACGAAAAAGCCGGCATCATCAAGCCCGGAGGCTTCCTGGTCAGTGCCGCGCAGCCCCTGGACGCTGCGCAGGTCCTGCTGGAAAAAGCCAAGGAAGTTGGCGTGCCGTTCCGCTTCGAGGGCGTGGAGTTCGGCGTCGAATCCCGCACCGTTGCCGTGGGCGGCCAGATGGTCACCATCCAGGGCATCGCCGGGCGCTACCCGGACCTGCTGGTCCCGCTCCATGGCGCCCACCAGGCGCAGAACGCAGCCGTGGCCGTAGCGGCCCTGGAGGCGTTCTTCGGCGGCGAAAAGGAACTGCCCTTCGACGTCCTGCAGGAAGGCCTCGCCGCCGCAACCTCGCCCGGCAGGCTGGAAGTGGTGCGGTCTGCACCCACCATCATCGTGGACGCTGCCCACAACCCGGACGGCATCAAGGCTTCGGCCGCGGCCCTGAAGGAGGCCTTTACCTTCTCCCGGCTGGTCCCTGTGGTGGGCGTGCTCAAGGAGAAGGACGCGGAGGAGATCCTCCGTGAACTCAAGGAATCCCTGGGGGACGTGGCGGAGGAGTACTGCTTTACGCAGTCCAATTCGCCGCGGGCCGTGCCGGCCGCCGAACTGGCCGAGCTGGCCATTGACCTCGGCTTCGGCGAGGACAACGTGCATATTGAAGAAAAGCTCGACGACGCCCTGGAATGGGCGGTGGAACGGGCCGAAGCGAACGACGACCTCTCCGGCGGTGTGCTGGTCACGGGCTCCATCACCCTCGTGGCCGAGGCCCGCATCCTGCTCGGAAAGACGGAGGCGTAA